A window of the Streptomyces sp. NBC_00454 genome harbors these coding sequences:
- a CDS encoding RDD family protein, whose translation MSTDQPPPGQPPEDDPFLKKPQEPTPPSGGSPYGSPPAGGSGYPPPPPPGGGGFPPPPPGGGGYPPPPPPYGGGGDPYGGGGGMPDPLAGMPPLADFAKRLAARIIDVVIVAVPLFLIQLAFGTKRYTVDTSNGEDVSEVITKSYSGSGLIMTLISIAAYVGYDWWFTKKNGQTFGKKWLGLRVAMLNDGSVPQSNAALSRAAVLWLPTLICCFCLWPIALVISMLVDKPYKQGLHDKVGKTVVVQSG comes from the coding sequence CCGCCCGAGGACGACCCGTTCCTCAAGAAGCCCCAGGAACCGACGCCCCCGTCGGGTGGTTCGCCGTACGGCTCACCGCCCGCAGGCGGGTCCGGCTATCCCCCTCCGCCCCCGCCCGGCGGCGGAGGGTTTCCGCCGCCCCCGCCCGGTGGTGGCGGCTACCCGCCCCCGCCGCCCCCCTACGGCGGTGGCGGAGACCCGTACGGCGGTGGCGGAGGCATGCCCGACCCGCTCGCCGGGATGCCTCCGCTCGCCGACTTCGCCAAGCGGCTCGCCGCCCGCATCATCGACGTGGTGATCGTCGCCGTCCCGCTGTTCCTGATCCAGCTGGCCTTCGGCACGAAGCGCTACACGGTGGACACGAGCAACGGCGAGGACGTCTCCGAGGTCATCACCAAGTCCTACAGCGGCAGCGGCCTGATCATGACCTTGATCTCGATCGCCGCCTACGTGGGCTACGACTGGTGGTTCACCAAGAAGAACGGCCAGACCTTCGGCAAGAAGTGGCTGGGCCTGCGCGTCGCGATGCTCAACGACGGCAGCGTCCCGCAGTCCAACGCCGCGCTGTCCCGTGCGGCCGTGCTCTGGCTGCCGACGCTGATCTGCTGCTTCTGCCTGTGGCCGATCGCGCTCGTCATCTCGATGCTCGTGGACAAGCCCTACAAGCAGGGTCTGCACGACAAGGTGGGCAAGACGGTGGTGGTCCAGTCCGGCTGA
- a CDS encoding immune inhibitor A domain-containing protein has protein sequence MTSNSARRRALRAAAIGATLAVTAATGAAFSIAQADQGPTAHAADRQDPTSSAKEQVDHNLKGPFSDQQAQARKAALEQVLSGKKEVEQRGASKVVKLADKKYVELGREKTDKIFTILVDFGDQVDGTTMFDPDGPSGPKPPVVKYGGTPGPAHNQIAQPDRATNNSTAWRKDFSRDYFQDLYFGTGQGKNSLKTYYEKTSSGRYSVDGQVADWVKIPYNEARYGSNYCGQKNCNNVWDTVKDGVNSWADAQKKAGKTDAEIKATLSQYDQWDRNDFDGDGNFNEPDGYIDHFQIVHAGEDESAGGGVQGADALWAHRWYAYGTDAGKTGPANNKAGGTQIGTTGIWVGDYTMQPENGGLGVFAHEYGHDLGLPDLYDTTGGGENSVGFWSLMSAGSWLGDGKDSIGNLPGDMTAWDKLQLGWLNYGSAKAATKSTHKLGVSEFNTKDKQALLVELPKKQVKTDVVAPAEGSSQWWSNMGDDLKNTLTRSVDLTGKKSAALSLKGWWDIEQDYDFLYTEVSTDGGATWTALAGTADGTAIPADASGSPSLTGASEAWKSLAFPLDAYAGKKIDLRFRYQTDGGAGGKGFTADAVNITADGSTLFTDGAENGDNGWAGKGFSRIGAGFTKEYAQYYLAENRRYVSYDSTLKVGPYNFGFANTKPNWVEHYAYQDGLLIWLWDTSQKDNNTSVHPGAGLILPIDANAKPMKWSDGTLLRNKIQPYDAAFSSYKTDAFTLHKNGESLFLKSKPANTVFDDHKGTYYYDENPTGSVKVTDTNTKIKIVKEPRDGLQMTVEVGPAAK, from the coding sequence GTGACCAGCAATTCCGCGAGAAGACGAGCGCTTCGCGCCGCCGCAATCGGCGCGACCCTGGCCGTCACGGCGGCCACCGGCGCAGCCTTCTCGATCGCCCAGGCGGACCAGGGCCCGACCGCCCACGCCGCAGACCGTCAGGACCCGACCTCCTCCGCCAAGGAGCAGGTCGACCACAACCTGAAGGGTCCGTTCAGCGACCAGCAGGCGCAGGCCAGGAAGGCCGCCCTGGAGCAGGTGCTCTCGGGCAAGAAGGAAGTCGAACAGCGCGGCGCCTCCAAGGTCGTCAAGCTCGCCGACAAGAAGTACGTCGAGCTCGGCCGCGAGAAGACCGACAAGATCTTCACGATCCTCGTCGACTTCGGTGACCAGGTGGACGGCACCACCATGTTCGACCCGGACGGTCCGAGCGGCCCCAAGCCCCCGGTCGTCAAGTACGGCGGCACCCCGGGGCCGGCGCACAACCAGATCGCCCAGCCCGACCGCGCGACGAACAACAGCACCGCGTGGCGCAAGGACTTCAGCCGTGACTACTTCCAGGACCTGTACTTCGGTACCGGCCAGGGCAAGAACTCGCTGAAGACCTACTACGAGAAGACCTCCTCGGGCCGCTACTCGGTCGACGGCCAGGTCGCCGACTGGGTCAAGATCCCGTACAACGAGGCCCGTTACGGCTCGAACTACTGCGGCCAGAAGAACTGCAACAACGTCTGGGACACCGTCAAGGACGGCGTGAACTCCTGGGCCGACGCGCAGAAGAAGGCCGGCAAGACCGACGCCGAGATCAAGGCGACGCTGTCCCAGTACGACCAGTGGGACCGCAACGACTTCGACGGCGACGGCAACTTCAACGAGCCCGACGGCTACATCGACCACTTCCAGATCGTCCACGCGGGCGAGGACGAGTCGGCCGGCGGCGGCGTGCAGGGCGCGGACGCCCTGTGGGCGCACCGCTGGTACGCCTACGGCACCGACGCGGGCAAGACCGGCCCGGCGAACAACAAGGCCGGCGGCACTCAGATCGGCACCACCGGCATCTGGGTCGGCGACTACACGATGCAGCCGGAGAACGGCGGCCTCGGCGTCTTCGCGCACGAGTACGGCCACGACCTCGGCCTCCCGGACCTCTACGACACCACCGGTGGCGGCGAGAACTCGGTCGGCTTCTGGTCCCTGATGTCGGCCGGCTCCTGGCTCGGCGACGGCAAGGACTCCATAGGCAACCTCCCGGGCGACATGACCGCCTGGGACAAGCTCCAGCTGGGCTGGCTGAACTACGGCTCGGCCAAGGCCGCGACGAAGTCCACCCACAAGCTGGGTGTCTCGGAGTTCAACACCAAGGACAAGCAGGCGCTCCTCGTCGAGCTGCCGAAGAAGCAGGTCAAGACCGACGTCGTCGCTCCCGCCGAGGGTTCCTCGCAGTGGTGGAGCAACATGGGTGACGACCTCAAGAACACCCTGACCCGCTCGGTCGACCTGACCGGCAAGAAGTCCGCCGCCCTGTCCCTCAAGGGCTGGTGGGACATCGAGCAGGACTACGACTTCCTGTACACCGAGGTCTCCACCGACGGCGGCGCCACCTGGACCGCCCTCGCCGGCACCGCCGACGGCACGGCCATCCCGGCCGACGCCTCCGGCAGCCCGTCGCTCACCGGCGCCTCCGAGGCCTGGAAGTCGCTGGCCTTCCCGCTCGACGCCTACGCGGGCAAGAAGATCGACCTCCGCTTCCGCTACCAGACGGACGGCGGCGCGGGCGGCAAGGGCTTCACGGCCGACGCCGTCAACATCACCGCGGACGGCTCCACCCTGTTCACCGACGGCGCCGAGAACGGCGACAACGGCTGGGCCGGCAAGGGCTTCTCGCGCATCGGTGCCGGCTTCACCAAGGAGTACGCGCAGTACTACCTGGCGGAGAACCGTCGCTACGTCTCGTACGACTCCACCCTCAAGGTGGGCCCGTACAACTTCGGCTTCGCCAACACGAAGCCGAACTGGGTCGAGCACTACGCGTACCAGGACGGTCTGCTGATCTGGCTCTGGGACACCTCCCAGAAGGACAACAACACCAGCGTGCACCCCGGCGCCGGTCTGATCCTGCCGATCGACGCCAACGCCAAGCCGATGAAGTGGTCGGACGGCACCCTGCTGCGCAACAAGATCCAGCCGTACGACGCCGCCTTCAGCTCGTACAAGACGGACGCCTTCACCCTGCACAAGAACGGCGAGTCGCTGTTCCTGAAGTCGAAGCCGGCCAACACGGTCTTCGACGACCACAAGGGCACGTACTACTACGACGAGAACCCGACCGGTTCGGTGAAGGTCACTGACACCAACACCAAGATCAAGATCGTCAAGGAGCCGCGCGACGGTCTCCAGATGACGGTCGAGGTCGGTCCCGCCGCTAAGTAA